In a genomic window of Alcanivorax sp.:
- a CDS encoding acyl-CoA dehydrogenase family protein, giving the protein MIPRTLFSSDHETFRATVRKFLENEAVPHHEEWEQTGVVPKEVWLKAGEQGFLCPMVGEEYGGIGADFLYSVVIGEEVSRLGLTGIGWGLHTEIVAPYIEHNGSETLKQKYLPKMVTGEMIGAIAMTEPGAGSDLQGVKTSAVKNGDHYILNGSKTFITNGQNADIVIVVAKTDPSKGAKGISLFVVETDSEGFEKGTNLKKVGMKAQDTSELFFQDVKVPAENLLGEEGMGFIYLMQELPQERLGIAIGGLAMAESALEHTINYVKERKAFGKPVAAFQNTQFKIAEMHTKLEVARAYVDRCLELHLKKELDIPTAAAAKYYITDLQCEVIDECVQLHGGYGYMWEYPVARMFADSRVQRIYGGTNEIMKTIIAKAVLAD; this is encoded by the coding sequence ATGATTCCCCGTACGCTGTTCAGTTCCGACCATGAAACCTTCCGCGCAACCGTGCGCAAATTCCTCGAAAATGAGGCAGTACCTCATCACGAAGAGTGGGAGCAAACCGGTGTCGTTCCCAAAGAGGTATGGCTCAAAGCGGGTGAGCAGGGTTTTCTGTGCCCCATGGTGGGTGAGGAGTACGGCGGTATCGGGGCCGACTTTCTCTATAGTGTGGTGATTGGCGAGGAAGTGTCCCGGCTGGGTCTGACGGGCATTGGCTGGGGGCTGCACACGGAAATCGTGGCGCCCTATATCGAGCACAATGGCTCCGAGACGCTCAAGCAGAAATACCTGCCAAAAATGGTCACCGGTGAAATGATCGGTGCTATTGCCATGACCGAGCCGGGTGCCGGTTCGGATCTGCAGGGAGTGAAAACCTCCGCGGTCAAAAACGGTGACCACTACATCTTGAATGGCTCGAAGACCTTTATCACCAACGGTCAGAACGCGGATATCGTGATTGTGGTGGCCAAGACCGATCCGTCCAAGGGCGCCAAGGGGATCAGTCTGTTCGTGGTGGAAACCGACTCGGAAGGATTCGAGAAAGGCACCAACCTGAAGAAAGTGGGGATGAAAGCTCAGGATACCTCCGAGCTGTTCTTCCAGGACGTGAAGGTGCCGGCGGAGAATCTGCTGGGTGAAGAGGGCATGGGCTTCATCTACCTGATGCAGGAACTGCCGCAGGAGCGCCTGGGGATTGCCATTGGTGGTCTGGCCATGGCGGAATCCGCGCTGGAACACACCATCAATTATGTCAAAGAGCGCAAGGCGTTTGGCAAGCCGGTTGCCGCGTTCCAGAACACCCAGTTCAAGATTGCCGAGATGCACACCAAGCTGGAAGTGGCCCGCGCCTACGTGGATCGCTGTCTGGAACTGCACCTGAAAAAGGAACTGGATATTCCTACCGCGGCCGCGGCCAAATATTACATCACCGATTTACAGTGCGAAGTGATCGACGAATGCGTGCAGTTGCATGGCGGTTACGGCTATATGTGGGAATATCCGGTGGCCCGCATGTTTGCAGATTCACGCGTACAGCGGATCTATGGCGGCACCAATGAAATCATGAAGACGATTATCGCCAAGGCCGTTCTGGCTGACTGA
- a CDS encoding outer membrane protein transport protein, with product MKKTGAVLVGSALSLAAGHAAASGFSVSYQSVSALGTAYAGAGVLSENASNQWYNPATLAGLKQAELSAAVHQVWVDTSFEGDASTTPFGNAPGDFDDVEPFIGSAFLAVPLTDMMTFGLGVNSPFGTKVEYDDNWGNQIAPPLFPVPAGTGDFYSTESDLKTYNVNPSLGIQLTDNLNVGVGVSYQRLDADIRNAGTRLEGDDDSYGWNLGLTYSPDDNNHFGVAYRSKIEYDVEGDITFNPVVAGPLAGTYEGETSVDLPASLQLSYAGDLSDRTQILMGVEWMEWSSLDKLEIDHAGPAPLPNPAVETFDWENTVRYSLGVRHAMNDTTVLRAGVAQEESTQGTDNRSAISPDSDRVWVTLGAGFTPVENMTIDVGYAHIFVEDADINRMDKGVPLKGTYELDADVIGAQLSYRF from the coding sequence ATGAAAAAAACAGGTGCCGTTCTTGTCGGTTCCGCATTGAGCCTGGCTGCCGGGCATGCGGCGGCAAGTGGCTTTTCCGTGTCCTATCAATCCGTTTCCGCTCTGGGTACCGCCTATGCCGGTGCCGGTGTACTCAGCGAGAACGCCTCTAACCAATGGTACAACCCGGCTACCCTGGCGGGGCTGAAGCAGGCAGAGCTGTCTGCTGCGGTTCATCAGGTGTGGGTGGATACCTCTTTCGAAGGTGATGCTTCCACGACGCCTTTCGGTAATGCACCAGGTGACTTTGATGATGTGGAACCGTTCATTGGCAGTGCATTTCTCGCTGTGCCATTGACCGACATGATGACATTTGGGCTAGGGGTGAATTCTCCGTTCGGAACAAAGGTTGAGTATGACGACAACTGGGGTAACCAAATCGCTCCCCCTCTGTTTCCTGTGCCAGCAGGAACGGGTGATTTTTATTCCACTGAATCGGATCTGAAAACTTACAACGTGAACCCGTCGCTGGGTATTCAGTTAACGGATAATTTGAACGTGGGCGTCGGTGTAAGCTACCAGCGTCTGGATGCCGATATTCGTAATGCCGGAACACGACTGGAAGGTGACGATGATAGTTATGGCTGGAATCTGGGGCTGACCTACAGCCCGGATGACAATAACCATTTCGGTGTTGCTTACCGCTCCAAGATTGAGTACGACGTGGAAGGCGATATCACTTTTAACCCGGTGGTTGCGGGTCCTTTGGCAGGAACCTATGAAGGTGAAACATCCGTAGATCTGCCTGCTTCCCTGCAGCTTTCCTATGCGGGTGATCTGTCTGATCGCACCCAGATCCTGATGGGTGTTGAATGGATGGAGTGGAGCAGTCTGGACAAGCTGGAAATTGATCATGCTGGTCCCGCTCCGCTCCCGAACCCGGCAGTGGAAACCTTCGACTGGGAAAACACTGTGCGTTATTCCCTGGGGGTTCGTCACGCCATGAATGACACCACGGTACTGCGTGCCGGTGTGGCGCAGGAAGAGTCCACTCAGGGCACCGATAATCGCTCGGCCATTTCTCCGGATTCTGACCGGGTCTGGGTGACCCTGGGTGCCGGTTTCACCCCGGTGGAGAACATGACCATCGACGTGGGTTATGCGCATATCTTTGTGGAAGATGCGGATATCAACCGCATGGACAAAGGCGTGCCGCTGAAGGGTACCTACGAACTGGATGCGGATGTGATTGGCGCGCAGTTGAGCTACCGCTTCTGA
- a CDS encoding SGNH/GDSL hydrolase family protein, producing MHLPFWLSTALLAPLLVWQGKRTRRTTPRLPEASGEPHGQYGEGEPALRLLVIGESTAAGVGVAHHQDGLASQLARQLYQQSRHPIAWHSHGINGIRLQALLDNLTHTELPPADVILLSMGVNDTTGLTPRRRYREQLLTLAARLPTPLYLLSVPPMHRFTALPSPLRQLLGWRARQLDAVQRQLARERPNDFIHLAYPAMNDPALLAKDGYHPGIKGYQAMATALAPALAARLRTRKET from the coding sequence ATGCACCTGCCCTTCTGGCTCAGCACTGCCCTGCTCGCCCCACTGCTGGTCTGGCAGGGCAAGCGCACCCGCCGCACCACTCCGCGTCTGCCGGAGGCCAGCGGTGAGCCGCACGGCCAGTACGGTGAGGGGGAGCCGGCACTGCGACTGCTGGTGATCGGCGAATCCACCGCTGCCGGAGTAGGGGTGGCACATCATCAAGATGGCCTGGCCAGCCAACTGGCCCGGCAGCTATATCAGCAAAGCCGACACCCGATTGCCTGGCATAGCCACGGCATTAACGGTATCCGTCTGCAGGCCCTGCTGGACAACCTGACACACACCGAGCTGCCGCCGGCAGATGTCATCTTGCTCAGCATGGGCGTCAATGACACCACCGGGCTGACACCCAGGCGTCGTTATCGCGAGCAACTACTGACACTCGCTGCCAGACTACCGACGCCACTCTACCTGCTCAGCGTGCCGCCCATGCACCGCTTTACCGCCCTGCCCTCGCCCCTGCGCCAGCTGCTGGGCTGGCGGGCCCGACAACTGGATGCCGTCCAACGGCAGCTGGCCAGGGAGCGCCCCAATGACTTTATCCATCTGGCCTACCCGGCAATGAACGACCCGGCCCTGCTGGCCAAAGACGGCTATCACCCCGGCATCAAGGGGTACCAGGCCATGGCTACCGCGCTGGCGCCGGCCCTGGCCGCAAGACTGCGGACACGGAAAGAAACGTAG
- a CDS encoding NAD(P)/FAD-dependent oxidoreductase, with product MSSPTPSTLRVGRRYRANRLDGPYDAIVIGSGIGGLTAAACLSKLGKKVVVLEQHYTAGGFTHSYDRNGYEWDVGVHYIGDMGAKHTLARRLFDYVTDGKLQWAAMDDHYDRLFIGDRQIDLVAGPEAFANELKSQFPGEEQAIDRYLDYLSQVAKAMPGVTLAKVLPNLLAGPFRSLARRKAPAFLNRTTREVLETLTDNQELIAALTGQWGDNGLVPDDSSFIIHALIARHYLYGGYYPVGGASEMAKTIIPVIQHGGGEVFTYADVKEILVENGKAVGVRMADGQAIHAPAVISNAGVFNTFGPLLPEHAPHKAFYQNKLGQVQRSMASVCLYIGLQDTAENLALPKTNFWIYPGADYRGQVERFLAAPDRHDIPLTYISFPSAKDPSFAERYPGRATIEIVAPGPFQWYQDWADKPWGKRGEDYEAKKEAYSQRLLEKLYEKMPHLRGKVDYYELSTPLSTDYFCRYSTGEIYGLDHTPERFEQDWLKPKTRLPGLYLTGQDIMTCGVVGAMIGGLLTTVAVSGLKGLPLAKKMFVG from the coding sequence ATGAGCAGCCCCACACCCAGCACCCTTCGCGTTGGCCGACGTTACCGGGCCAACCGCCTGGACGGACCTTATGACGCCATTGTCATCGGCTCCGGTATCGGCGGCCTGACCGCCGCCGCCTGCCTGAGCAAACTGGGCAAGAAGGTTGTCGTGCTGGAGCAGCACTACACCGCCGGCGGCTTTACCCACAGCTATGACCGCAACGGCTACGAATGGGATGTGGGCGTGCATTACATCGGCGACATGGGCGCCAAACACACCCTGGCCCGCCGCCTGTTTGATTACGTCACTGACGGCAAACTGCAATGGGCGGCCATGGACGATCACTACGACCGCCTGTTCATCGGCGATCGGCAGATCGATCTGGTCGCCGGACCCGAGGCCTTTGCCAACGAGCTGAAAAGCCAGTTTCCGGGTGAAGAACAGGCCATCGACCGTTATCTGGATTATCTCTCCCAGGTGGCCAAGGCCATGCCCGGCGTCACCCTGGCCAAGGTACTGCCGAACCTGCTGGCCGGCCCGTTCCGGTCTCTGGCCCGCCGCAAGGCCCCCGCCTTTCTCAACCGCACCACCCGGGAGGTACTGGAAACCCTCACCGACAACCAGGAACTGATCGCCGCCCTCACCGGCCAGTGGGGCGACAATGGCCTGGTGCCAGACGACTCCAGCTTTATCATCCACGCACTGATCGCCCGGCATTATCTCTACGGCGGCTACTACCCGGTGGGCGGCGCCTCGGAGATGGCCAAGACCATTATCCCGGTAATCCAGCACGGCGGTGGCGAAGTCTTCACCTACGCCGACGTGAAAGAGATCCTGGTCGAAAACGGCAAGGCGGTGGGCGTGCGCATGGCCGACGGCCAGGCCATCCACGCCCCCGCCGTGATCAGCAATGCCGGCGTCTTCAATACGTTCGGGCCGCTACTGCCGGAGCACGCCCCCCACAAGGCGTTCTACCAGAACAAGCTGGGGCAGGTGCAACGCTCCATGGCCAGCGTCTGCCTGTATATCGGCCTGCAGGACACGGCAGAGAACCTGGCGCTGCCGAAAACCAACTTCTGGATTTACCCGGGCGCGGATTACCGTGGCCAGGTTGAGCGTTTTCTCGCCGCCCCGGACCGCCACGATATTCCGCTCACCTATATTTCCTTCCCCTCCGCCAAGGATCCCAGCTTCGCGGAGCGCTACCCGGGCCGGGCCACCATCGAGATCGTGGCACCGGGGCCATTCCAGTGGTACCAAGACTGGGCGGACAAGCCCTGGGGCAAACGCGGCGAGGATTACGAGGCGAAGAAGGAAGCCTATTCCCAGCGACTGCTGGAAAAGCTCTACGAAAAGATGCCCCATTTGCGTGGCAAGGTGGATTACTACGAACTGTCCACGCCCTTGTCCACGGACTATTTCTGCCGCTACAGCACCGGCGAGATCTACGGGCTGGACCACACGCCAGAACGGTTTGAACAGGACTGGCTGAAACCGAAGACCCGCCTGCCGGGCCTCTACCTGACCGGCCAGGACATCATGACCTGCGGCGTGGTTGGCGCCATGATCGGCGGCCTGCTCACCACCGTTGCCGTGAGCGGCCTGAAAGGCCTGCCGCTGGCCAAGAAAATGTTTGTGGGATAA
- a CDS encoding TetR/AcrR family transcriptional regulator, which translates to MARTAYHHGDLHQQAHELALTIVREQGDGAISLRALARQIGVSAPALYRHYADRESLLAELAISGFQALRQRLLAVDQQDSRSALIGIGLAYVAFAREEPNLYRLMFGGRVLPRGAHPRLDQAGLAAFQVLEDTVANGQQRGYLKAAPLALLTAAAWSLVHGLSQLTIDGHLPGPDTEPQLAAGITALLLDGSIERSNKEPTP; encoded by the coding sequence ATGGCACGTACGGCATACCACCACGGCGATCTTCATCAGCAGGCCCACGAGCTGGCACTAACCATTGTTCGTGAGCAGGGTGACGGCGCCATCAGCCTGCGTGCCCTGGCCAGGCAGATCGGCGTCAGTGCGCCGGCGCTGTATCGCCACTATGCCGACCGGGAGAGCCTGCTGGCCGAACTGGCCATCAGCGGCTTTCAGGCCCTGCGCCAGCGTTTACTGGCCGTGGACCAACAGGATAGCCGCAGCGCCCTGATCGGCATCGGCCTGGCCTACGTGGCCTTCGCACGAGAGGAGCCCAACCTGTACCGGCTCATGTTCGGCGGGCGGGTGTTGCCGCGCGGCGCTCACCCCCGGCTGGATCAGGCGGGGCTGGCGGCATTCCAGGTACTGGAAGACACCGTTGCAAACGGCCAGCAACGGGGTTACCTGAAAGCCGCGCCACTGGCCCTGCTTACCGCCGCCGCCTGGTCCCTGGTGCACGGGCTGTCGCAACTGACCATCGACGGCCACCTGCCCGGCCCTGACACCGAACCGCAACTGGCAGCGGGCATCACCGCCCTGCTGCTGGATGGCAGCATTGAACGTTCCAACAAGGAGCCCACCCCATGA
- a CDS encoding aldo/keto reductase has product MEYRRLGRTDLNVSSLCLGTMTWGSQNTADEGHAQMDMALDHGINFFDTAEMYAVPASPETSFRTETIIGDWFARTGNRDKVILATKAAGPGDYVKHIRGGPRFSAESLQGAVEGSLKRLQTDVIDLYQLHWPERTTNYFGRLGYKHRDGEDGIAISETVAALKALVDAGKIRHWGLSNETPWGTMTFLREAEKIGLAPPVSIQNPYSLLNRSFEVGLAEIAHREHVGLLAYSPLAFGMLTGKYRNNQWPKGARLTEVKQFSRYTNEQASAATDAYCQLAEERGLSPTQLALQFVTTRPFVTSNIIGATSLSQLEENLKSVDLPWDRDLEKALEAIHTRFPYPAP; this is encoded by the coding sequence ATGGAATACCGCCGTCTTGGACGTACTGATCTGAATGTGAGCAGCCTGTGCCTGGGCACCATGACCTGGGGAAGCCAGAACACGGCGGATGAAGGGCACGCCCAGATGGACATGGCGCTGGACCACGGCATCAACTTTTTTGATACCGCCGAGATGTACGCCGTGCCGGCCAGCCCGGAAACCTCATTCCGCACCGAAACCATTATCGGCGACTGGTTTGCCCGCACCGGCAACCGCGACAAGGTCATCCTGGCCACCAAGGCCGCCGGCCCCGGCGACTATGTAAAGCATATTCGCGGCGGCCCCCGTTTCAGCGCGGAGAGCCTGCAAGGCGCTGTGGAGGGCAGCCTCAAGCGCTTGCAGACCGACGTCATCGACCTGTACCAGCTGCATTGGCCGGAACGCACCACCAACTACTTCGGGCGGCTGGGCTACAAGCACCGGGACGGCGAGGACGGTATCGCCATCAGCGAAACAGTGGCCGCCCTCAAGGCACTGGTAGATGCCGGCAAGATCCGCCACTGGGGCCTGTCCAACGAAACCCCCTGGGGCACCATGACCTTTCTGCGCGAGGCCGAGAAGATCGGTCTGGCGCCGCCGGTCAGCATCCAGAACCCCTACTCCCTGCTCAACCGCAGCTTTGAAGTGGGCCTGGCGGAAATCGCCCATCGCGAGCACGTCGGCCTGCTCGCCTACTCGCCCCTGGCCTTCGGCATGCTCACCGGCAAATACCGCAACAACCAGTGGCCCAAGGGAGCCCGGCTGACAGAGGTCAAACAATTCAGCCGCTACACCAACGAACAGGCCAGCGCGGCCACCGACGCCTACTGCCAGCTGGCAGAAGAGCGCGGCCTGAGCCCCACTCAGCTGGCCCTGCAATTCGTTACCACCCGCCCCTTCGTGACCAGCAACATCATCGGTGCCACCAGCCTGTCCCAGCTGGAGGAAAACCTGAAAAGCGTGGACCTGCCCTGGGATCGGGATCTGGAAAAAGCCCTGGAGGCTATTCATACACGCTTTCCGTACCCGGCGCCCTGA
- the rplM gene encoding 50S ribosomal protein L13 → MKTYSAKPESVKRDWYVVDASGKTLGRLATEVASRLRGKHKPEFTPHVDTGDYIVVVNADKVAVTGNKANDKMYYRHTGYPGGLKEANFSTLQAEKPEMIIEKAVKGMLPRNPLGRAMFRKLKVYAGTEHPHTAQQPQQLEI, encoded by the coding sequence ATGAAGACCTACAGCGCAAAACCGGAAAGCGTAAAGCGCGACTGGTATGTGGTAGACGCCTCCGGCAAAACGCTGGGTCGGTTGGCGACCGAAGTCGCCAGCCGTCTGCGCGGTAAACACAAGCCGGAGTTTACTCCACACGTCGATACCGGTGATTACATCGTCGTAGTCAATGCCGATAAAGTGGCCGTTACCGGTAACAAGGCAAATGACAAGATGTACTACCGTCACACCGGTTACCCGGGTGGCCTGAAAGAAGCCAACTTCTCCACTCTGCAGGCTGAAAAGCCTGAAATGATCATTGAGAAGGCGGTGAAGGGCATGCTGCCGCGTAACCCTCTGGGTCGCGCCATGTTCCGCAAACTGAAAGTTTACGCCGGTACTGAGCATCCGCACACCGCTCAGCAGCCGCAGCAGCTGGAAATTTAA
- the rpsI gene encoding 30S ribosomal protein S9 yields MATVETNYGTGRRKTSSARVFLRPGSGKISVNGRPLDVYFGRKTNQMVVRQPLELIEVSDKFDVLVTVSGGGNNGQAGAIRHGITRALMEYDGELRGQLRRAGYVTRDAREVERKKVGLRKARRRPQFSKR; encoded by the coding sequence ATGGCAACTGTAGAAACCAACTACGGAACCGGTCGCCGCAAGACCTCTTCCGCTCGCGTTTTTCTGCGTCCGGGCAGCGGCAAGATTTCTGTGAATGGCCGCCCTCTGGATGTTTACTTTGGTCGTAAAACCAACCAGATGGTAGTTCGTCAGCCGCTGGAACTGATCGAAGTGAGCGACAAGTTTGACGTGCTGGTTACCGTAAGCGGTGGCGGCAACAACGGTCAGGCTGGCGCCATCCGTCACGGTATTACCCGTGCGCTGATGGAGTACGACGGTGAGCTGCGTGGCCAGCTGCGTCGTGCTGGTTACGTGACCCGTGATGCGCGTGAAGTTGAGCGTAAGAAAGTGGGTCTGCGCAAGGCGCGTCGTCGTCCGCAGTTCTCCAAGCGTTAA
- the petA gene encoding ubiquinol-cytochrome c reductase iron-sulfur subunit — protein MSNDGVNTSRRTFLIGLTSAIGAAGAVGAAVPFVKSWQPSAKAKNAGAPVTVDVGKLEPGQRVVEEWRGQPVWVVRRTDDMLQTLSQLEDKLRDPASEVDQQPAYAQNEWRSIKKELLVLIGTCTHLGCSPLYEDEPTVELEHGGFFCPCHGSKFDLAGRVYKSVPAPTNLVVPPHSYLSEGVIIVGSEEGETEA, from the coding sequence ATGAGCAACGACGGCGTTAATACCAGCCGCCGCACCTTCTTGATCGGCTTGACCTCGGCTATTGGTGCCGCAGGTGCAGTTGGCGCGGCTGTTCCTTTTGTGAAATCCTGGCAGCCCAGTGCCAAAGCCAAGAATGCCGGTGCGCCGGTAACCGTGGATGTTGGCAAACTGGAGCCCGGTCAGCGTGTGGTTGAGGAATGGCGAGGCCAGCCCGTGTGGGTGGTGCGTCGTACCGACGATATGCTGCAAACCTTGTCGCAGCTGGAAGACAAGCTTCGTGACCCTGCGTCTGAAGTGGATCAGCAGCCTGCCTATGCCCAGAACGAGTGGCGCTCCATCAAGAAGGAGCTGCTGGTGCTGATTGGCACCTGTACCCATCTGGGGTGTTCGCCGTTGTATGAGGACGAGCCCACAGTGGAGCTGGAGCACGGTGGTTTCTTCTGCCCCTGTCACGGTTCCAAGTTTGATCTGGCCGGTCGCGTCTACAAGAGCGTGCCCGCACCCACCAACCTGGTGGTGCCGCCGCACTCCTACCTGAGTGAAGGTGTCATCATCGTGGGTTCTGAAGAAGGGGAGACCGAGGCATGA
- a CDS encoding cytochrome bc complex cytochrome b subunit: protein MVNRVVDWVDARLPVVDAYKRHMSEYYAPKNFNFWYYFGVLSLVVLINQLLTGIWLTMFYSPSEGFASVEYIMRDVEWGWLIRYMHAVGASAFFAVVYIHMFRGLMYGSYKPPRELVWIFGMLIYLALMAEGFLGYVLPWGNMSYWGAQVIISLAGAIPFDLLPFIDATEAKEIGEGLTTWVRGDYLLSTATVNKFFALHVVAIPIVLLALVVLHILALHEVGSNNPDGVEIKQNKDENGIPVDGIPFHPYYTVKDLPGVIVFLMIFAVVIFFFPDGGGYLLEKPNFEPANPLKTPDHIAPVWYYGPYYAMLRATTLDIIMSSKAWGLVAMGGAIVILFVIPWLDRHPVRSIRYRGWLSKLFMAIFVVDFLMLGYFGTQPATPGKTMMAQFGTIYYFGYFLLIMPFVHKFEKSKPVPERVTGGH, encoded by the coding sequence ATGGTGAATCGTGTTGTCGACTGGGTAGATGCCCGTCTGCCCGTGGTGGATGCTTACAAGCGCCACATGTCCGAATATTACGCCCCGAAGAACTTTAATTTCTGGTACTACTTCGGTGTGCTGTCCCTGGTGGTGCTGATCAATCAGCTGCTCACCGGTATCTGGCTGACCATGTTCTACTCTCCCAGCGAAGGCTTTGCTTCGGTGGAATACATCATGCGTGATGTGGAGTGGGGCTGGCTGATCCGCTATATGCACGCGGTAGGGGCGTCCGCCTTCTTCGCCGTGGTCTATATCCACATGTTCCGTGGCCTGATGTACGGCTCCTACAAGCCGCCGCGGGAGCTGGTGTGGATCTTCGGTATGCTGATCTATCTGGCACTGATGGCGGAAGGCTTCCTCGGTTATGTGCTGCCCTGGGGCAACATGTCCTACTGGGGCGCCCAGGTGATTATTTCCCTGGCCGGTGCCATTCCCTTTGATCTGCTGCCGTTTATCGACGCTACCGAAGCGAAGGAAATTGGTGAAGGCCTGACTACCTGGGTTCGCGGTGACTATCTGCTGTCCACTGCGACGGTGAACAAGTTCTTCGCGCTGCACGTAGTGGCTATCCCCATCGTGCTGCTGGCGCTGGTAGTACTGCACATCCTGGCGCTCCACGAAGTGGGCTCCAACAACCCGGATGGCGTTGAAATCAAGCAGAACAAGGACGAAAACGGCATCCCGGTAGACGGCATTCCGTTCCACCCGTACTACACCGTGAAGGACCTGCCGGGCGTGATCGTGTTCCTGATGATCTTCGCCGTGGTGATCTTCTTCTTCCCGGATGGCGGTGGCTACTTGCTGGAGAAGCCGAATTTCGAACCGGCCAACCCGCTGAAGACCCCGGATCATATTGCCCCGGTATGGTACTACGGTCCGTACTACGCCATGCTGCGTGCCACGACCCTGGATATCATCATGTCCTCCAAGGCCTGGGGCCTGGTTGCCATGGGTGGCGCTATCGTGATCCTGTTCGTGATTCCGTGGCTGGATCGCCATCCGGTTCGCTCCATCCGCTATCGCGGCTGGTTGAGCAAGCTGTTCATGGCAATCTTCGTGGTGGACTTCCTGATGCTGGGTTATTTCGGTACCCAGCCGGCGACGCCGGGTAAGACCATGATGGCGCAGTTCGGTACGATCTATTACTTCGGTTATTTCCTGCTGATCATGCCGTTTGTACACAAATTTGAAAAATCCAAGCCGGTTCCGGAACGGGTAACGGGGGGTCACTGA
- a CDS encoding cytochrome c1: MKKLAVVLFSCLPWVALAAGGGDNEHVVPAPVNLQDKVSLQNGAKLFVNYCMGCHGLQYQRYSRLAEDLEIPEELVQDNLNFTTDKVGDQMRTAMDPEDAKAWFGNAPPDLTMVTRYRSEDWVYSYLINFYEDESRPFGYNNRVFENVGMPHVMASLEEDLGEDEFKQAMGDLTNFLAYTAEPVRPLRERLGVYVLVFLGILFVPAYLLKKEYWKDVH, translated from the coding sequence ATGAAGAAATTAGCGGTCGTTCTTTTCAGCTGCCTGCCGTGGGTAGCCCTTGCCGCCGGTGGTGGCGATAACGAGCACGTGGTTCCTGCCCCGGTTAACCTCCAGGACAAGGTGAGCCTGCAGAATGGTGCCAAGCTGTTTGTAAACTACTGCATGGGCTGTCATGGTCTGCAGTATCAGCGTTACAGCCGTCTGGCTGAGGACTTGGAGATTCCGGAAGAGCTGGTGCAGGACAATCTGAATTTCACCACCGACAAGGTCGGTGATCAGATGCGTACTGCCATGGACCCGGAAGACGCCAAGGCCTGGTTCGGCAATGCACCGCCGGATCTCACCATGGTGACCCGTTATCGTTCAGAGGATTGGGTGTATTCCTACCTGATCAACTTCTACGAAGACGAGTCTCGCCCCTTCGGTTACAACAACCGGGTGTTCGAGAACGTGGGTATGCCCCACGTGATGGCTAGCCTGGAAGAGGACCTGGGCGAGGACGAGTTCAAGCAGGCGATGGGTGACCTCACCAATTTCCTGGCCTACACCGCTGAGCCGGTCCGCCCCTTGCGTGAGCGTCTCGGTGTGTATGTACTGGTGTTCCTGGGCATTCTGTTTGTCCCGGCATACCTGCTCAAGAAGGAATACTGGAAAGACGTGCACTAA
- the sspA gene encoding stringent starvation protein SspA, producing MGVVTKRSSMTFFSSPEDHYSHRVRIVLAEKGVTVDIVDVDNSNKPEDLASLNPYNEVPTLVDRELTLYQSTVIMEYLDERFPHPPLLPVYPVARAHSRLLIHRVERDWCGHVDAILAGEEKEASLNKRRKELREAIIATAPIFSELPYFMSEEFTLVDCVVGPILWRLPALGIELPAKQVKPLLDYAERLFDRDAFQASLTDAERELRNPL from the coding sequence ATGGGTGTGGTGACCAAGCGTTCTTCAATGACTTTCTTTTCTTCCCCGGAAGATCATTACAGCCATCGCGTGCGTATCGTGCTGGCGGAAAAAGGGGTCACAGTCGATATCGTTGATGTGGACAACAGCAACAAGCCGGAAGATCTGGCGTCGCTGAACCCTTACAACGAAGTGCCTACCCTGGTGGACCGTGAGCTGACGTTGTATCAGTCCACCGTCATCATGGAATATCTGGATGAGCGTTTCCCCCATCCGCCGTTGCTGCCGGTGTATCCGGTTGCCCGTGCGCATAGCCGTCTGCTGATTCATCGGGTTGAGCGTGACTGGTGTGGTCACGTTGATGCGATTCTGGCTGGTGAAGAAAAAGAGGCCAGTCTGAACAAGCGTCGCAAGGAGCTGCGTGAAGCGATTATTGCTACTGCGCCGATCTTCAGTGAGCTGCCGTACTTCATGAGTGAAGAGTTCACCCTGGTGGACTGTGTGGTTGGCCCCATTCTGTGGCGGTTGCCGGCTCTGGGTATCGAGCTGCCGGCCAAGCAGGTGAAGCCGCTGCTGGATTATGCTGAGCGTCTGTTCGATCGTGATGCCTTTCAGGCCAGCCTGACAGATGCCGAGCGCGAACTGCGCAACCCGCTGTAA